The Corynebacterium vitaeruminis DSM 20294 genome window below encodes:
- the rhuM gene encoding RhuM family protein: MDTPDQIAIYTTADGATQVRLQLKEGTAWLNQKQIAELFDVGVPTVSKHLKTLFEEGELSREATISKMENVALEQGRSVRRRIEHYSLDAILAVGYRVRGPRGTQFRKWATEVLREYLEKGFVLDDQRLKNDGADSHFDELLERVREIRTSERQFFRKVCDVIAATSADYEETKSYETVRRFFAGIQNRLHFATHGQTAAELIYSRADRDKPNAGLTVWSGEEPHKGDMKVAKNFLTEDESRRMRRLTSMFLDYAEDQAEMRKTMLLKDWMAKTDAWLVFNDREVLEGNGTRSHEQAMDKANTEWDAYLDRRDREVNEIDMRQLQAEVEAIRRRKQVE, from the coding sequence GTGGATACCCCTGATCAGATTGCCATTTACACAACTGCGGATGGCGCCACGCAGGTGCGTCTTCAATTAAAGGAGGGCACAGCATGGCTCAACCAAAAGCAGATTGCTGAACTTTTCGACGTTGGGGTTCCAACGGTGAGCAAGCACTTGAAAACACTCTTCGAGGAGGGTGAGCTCTCGCGCGAAGCAACTATTTCCAAAATGGAAAATGTTGCTCTTGAACAGGGAAGAAGCGTTCGGAGGCGTATCGAGCACTATAGTCTTGATGCGATTCTAGCCGTTGGTTACAGAGTGCGAGGGCCACGTGGCACCCAATTCAGAAAATGGGCGACCGAGGTTCTTCGAGAATATCTAGAAAAGGGATTCGTGCTCGATGATCAACGTCTGAAGAACGACGGGGCAGACTCTCACTTTGACGAACTTCTCGAGCGCGTTCGCGAAATTCGCACGTCGGAGCGCCAATTCTTCAGAAAGGTCTGTGACGTTATCGCAGCGACCAGCGCAGATTACGAAGAGACCAAGTCGTACGAAACAGTACGGAGATTCTTCGCGGGTATTCAAAACAGACTCCACTTTGCAACCCATGGGCAAACCGCTGCAGAACTCATTTATTCACGTGCGGACCGTGACAAGCCCAATGCTGGACTCACAGTTTGGTCGGGCGAAGAACCGCACAAGGGTGACATGAAAGTGGCAAAGAATTTCCTCACGGAAGACGAGTCAAGGAGAATGAGGCGATTAACGTCAATGTTTCTTGATTACGCGGAAGACCAGGCGGAAATGAGGAAGACGATGCTGTTGAAAGATTGGATGGCGAAGACGGATGCTTGGCTCGTTTTCAATGATCGCGAGGTTCTCGAAGGCAATGGAACGCGCAGTCACGAGCAGGCAATGGACAAGGCAAATACCGAATGGGATGCGTATCTTGACCGACGTGATCGAGAGGTCAATGAGATCGATATGCGGCAGCTCCAAGCTGAGGTCGAGGCAATAAGACGGAGAAAACAAGTCGAGTAG
- a CDS encoding ATP-binding protein → MTTITLDDDIRATLRKLRLSTFADIFFNLAAADETNTALPEEIFLKAVEETATKRRQNNITKAIAQAKFRYPGATLTELINPDERGLNLRQLKRMAATPWRDQPSNVHVLAPTGAGKTYIACAIGVAACQADYSVAYYRLDQLVDELAAFSPADDRYVAKMRRLQNIDVLILDDFLTIGINQRGQEDLTKIIFDRDGRLPTIIVSQTTAAYWIKKLPDPVGADSLVSRLNAGQRIELGDYDMRQHLASTVRGTAE, encoded by the coding sequence ATGACCACCATCACCCTTGACGATGATATTCGTGCAACACTGCGCAAACTGAGGCTTTCGACCTTCGCTGACATCTTCTTTAACCTTGCCGCCGCCGATGAAACCAACACCGCACTACCTGAGGAGATCTTCCTCAAGGCTGTAGAAGAAACCGCGACCAAGCGTCGGCAGAACAACATCACCAAAGCCATTGCCCAGGCAAAGTTCCGGTACCCCGGTGCTACGCTGACCGAACTCATCAACCCTGATGAACGAGGACTGAACTTACGCCAGCTCAAGCGGATGGCCGCAACTCCGTGGCGCGATCAACCATCCAACGTGCATGTACTTGCCCCGACAGGTGCCGGCAAAACCTACATTGCCTGTGCCATTGGCGTTGCCGCCTGTCAGGCTGACTACAGCGTCGCTTACTATCGACTGGATCAGCTCGTCGATGAATTAGCGGCCTTCTCGCCAGCAGATGATCGTTATGTAGCCAAAATGCGCCGACTACAAAACATTGATGTGCTCATCCTCGATGATTTCCTGACCATAGGAATCAACCAGCGCGGACAAGAAGACCTAACCAAGATCATATTCGACCGCGATGGCAGACTACCGACCATCATCGTTTCCCAGACAACCGCCGCCTACTGGATCAAAAAGCTGCCCGACCCCGTCGGCGCGGACTCGCTGGTTAGCAGACTCAACGCCGGACAACGCATCGAACTCGGTGACTATGACATGCGCCAGCACCTCGCAAGCACCGTACGCGGTACAGCCGAATAA
- the istA gene encoding IS21 family transposase: MANFKDIMAMCLDGASYAVISAALGCSNRDIAKAKSLIADLAITKESFAQLDPGFFDRHFSDHRGARRERYDQPDFEKIAKRLANNKHLTRHKLWMDYIATPATQGESKYQYSQFCERLRDYIRTTGMTSVIEHDPGQELYVDWAGDKVSIIDQATDTVGMRASIFVAICPYSSLLFVTATANERMDNWIACHVKALEYLGKRPGIIVPDNAPTATYRPVKSKAARRIQQRYADFADYYDILIVPARPAKPRDKSAVERAVQLVYTRILGYFDGVTFYSLDELNEAVAERLDDINMHMPRPDGLTRRELFDADEAPMMRDLPDTPFAEVSWRHVKVDRNWHICCDYQYYSVPFQYIGKTLRARLTNSLVSIFDGDELIAEHSRMHGFKYRYSTDPAHTPDKEITGVKPLTRDELSTRASSFGPATMKVIAMILERNAKAVPRGLHMARNVLVKLGNKHNKTTLEPACQQVLDHNLAPNMQVIARIQSDIARNDRTFDNTSAAPTDQAAHSRTVDITAIPDAVYLRPASHYDTPKKTPKKKED; the protein is encoded by the coding sequence ATGGCCAACTTCAAGGACATCATGGCAATGTGTTTGGACGGGGCAAGTTATGCTGTCATCTCCGCAGCATTAGGATGCTCGAATCGAGACATTGCCAAAGCCAAGTCACTGATTGCTGACCTCGCAATCACCAAAGAGTCGTTCGCTCAGCTGGATCCAGGGTTCTTCGACCGGCACTTCAGCGATCATCGCGGGGCTCGACGTGAGCGCTACGACCAGCCGGATTTCGAAAAGATCGCCAAACGCCTAGCGAACAACAAGCACCTGACTCGTCATAAGCTCTGGATGGACTACATTGCCACCCCGGCCACCCAAGGCGAGTCCAAATACCAGTACTCCCAATTCTGCGAGCGCCTGCGTGACTACATTCGCACCACCGGCATGACTTCGGTTATCGAACATGATCCTGGTCAAGAACTCTACGTCGACTGGGCAGGCGACAAAGTCTCCATCATCGATCAGGCCACCGATACCGTCGGGATGAGAGCCAGCATCTTCGTAGCCATCTGCCCGTATTCTTCACTGTTGTTTGTGACCGCAACGGCTAATGAGAGGATGGACAACTGGATTGCCTGTCATGTGAAAGCCTTGGAGTACCTCGGCAAACGCCCTGGCATTATCGTGCCTGATAACGCGCCGACTGCTACTTATCGGCCGGTGAAGAGCAAAGCCGCCCGGCGTATTCAGCAGCGCTACGCTGACTTCGCTGACTACTACGACATCCTGATTGTCCCAGCACGACCGGCGAAGCCTAGGGATAAATCAGCGGTAGAACGCGCCGTCCAACTCGTCTACACGCGCATCCTTGGCTACTTCGACGGCGTAACCTTCTATAGTCTCGATGAGCTTAATGAGGCTGTCGCCGAGCGGCTCGACGACATCAACATGCACATGCCCAGGCCAGATGGGCTGACCCGGCGTGAGCTTTTTGATGCCGATGAAGCGCCCATGATGCGCGACCTTCCTGACACCCCATTTGCGGAAGTATCCTGGCGCCACGTCAAAGTCGATCGCAACTGGCACATTTGCTGCGACTACCAGTACTATTCCGTACCTTTCCAGTACATCGGTAAGACTCTGCGGGCACGGTTGACCAACAGCCTGGTCAGTATCTTCGACGGTGACGAACTGATTGCAGAACACAGCCGCATGCATGGCTTTAAGTACCGCTATTCCACGGACCCAGCGCACACCCCAGACAAGGAGATTACTGGGGTGAAACCGCTGACCCGCGATGAGCTTTCTACCCGGGCTTCCTCGTTTGGGCCGGCGACGATGAAGGTCATCGCCATGATCTTGGAACGCAATGCCAAAGCCGTACCTCGCGGACTGCACATGGCTCGTAACGTACTCGTCAAGCTGGGCAACAAGCACAACAAGACCACCTTAGAGCCTGCCTGCCAGCAAGTTCTTGACCATAACCTCGCACCAAACATGCAGGTTATCGCCCGTATTCAAAGCGATATAGCCCGCAACGATCGCACCTTCGACAACACATCAGCAGCCCCGACCGATCAAGCAGCTCACTCGCGCACTGTTGATATCACAGCCATCCCGGATGCGGTGTACCTGCGCCCGGCAAGCCACTACGACACACCAAAGAAGACCCCGAAGAAGAAGGAGGACTAA
- a CDS encoding tyrosine-type recombinase/integrase, with product MVSAAVGTGMRNSELCGLIVSDVDLNGQVIHVTQQLHRDGKHRI from the coding sequence ATGGTGTCCGCAGCAGTAGGGACGGGGATGCGCAACTCTGAGCTATGCGGGCTCATCGTCTCAGATGTTGATCTAAACGGGCAGGTCATTCACGTCACACAGCAGCTGCATCGGGACGGGAAACACCGGATTTAG
- a CDS encoding ABC-F family ATP-binding cassette domain-containing protein — translation MIVTNDFEVRVGARTLLNAPGQHLRVQPGDRIGLVGRNGAGKTTTMRILAGETEPYGGSVTRSGDIGYLPQDSREGNIEQSARDRVLSARGLDSIMRNMERQQEIMETTEDERKRNQAIKKYSRLEERYHQLGGYEAASECAQICDNLGLPERILDQPLKTLSGGQRRRVELAQILFAASAGSGKSQTTLLLDEPTNHLDADSITWLRDFLKKHEGGLIMISHDVELLDAVCNKVWFLDAVRAEADVYNMGFAKYKDARATDEARRRRERANAEKKADALRKQAARLGAKATKAAAAKQMIARADRMMNSLDEVRVADHVAHITFPEPAPCGKTPLFAKGLTKMYGSLEVFAGVDLAVDKGSRVVVLGFNGAGKTTLLKLLAGVERTDGEGGIVTGHGLKIGYFAQEHDTIDPNKTVWENTIEACPEAGEQDLRGLLGAFMFSGEQLDQPAGTLSGGEKTRLALAALVSSRANVLLLDEPTNNLDPVSREQVLQALHTYKGAVVLVTHDPGAVRALEPERVIVLPDGDEDLWNDSYMEIVELA, via the coding sequence TTGTGACCAACGACTTTGAAGTGCGCGTCGGCGCCCGAACCCTGCTTAATGCCCCTGGCCAGCACCTTCGCGTGCAGCCGGGCGACCGCATCGGGCTCGTTGGTCGAAACGGCGCGGGCAAGACCACGACCATGCGCATCCTGGCGGGGGAGACCGAGCCCTACGGCGGATCCGTGACCCGCTCCGGCGACATCGGCTACCTGCCGCAGGACTCCCGCGAGGGCAACATCGAGCAGTCCGCGCGCGATCGCGTGCTTTCTGCCCGCGGCCTGGACTCCATCATGCGCAATATGGAGCGCCAGCAGGAGATTATGGAGACCACCGAGGACGAGCGCAAGCGCAACCAGGCGATCAAGAAGTACTCCCGCCTGGAGGAGCGCTACCACCAGCTTGGCGGATACGAGGCCGCGAGCGAGTGTGCTCAGATCTGCGACAACCTGGGCCTTCCCGAGCGCATCCTCGACCAGCCGCTGAAGACCCTCTCCGGTGGCCAGCGCCGCCGCGTGGAGCTCGCGCAGATCCTGTTCGCCGCCTCGGCCGGTTCCGGCAAGTCGCAGACGACCCTGCTGCTCGACGAGCCGACGAACCACCTCGACGCCGACTCGATCACGTGGCTGCGCGACTTCCTCAAGAAGCACGAGGGCGGCCTCATCATGATCTCCCACGACGTCGAGCTTCTCGACGCCGTGTGCAACAAAGTCTGGTTCCTCGACGCCGTGCGCGCCGAGGCCGACGTGTACAACATGGGCTTTGCCAAGTACAAGGACGCTCGCGCCACCGACGAGGCCCGCCGCCGCCGCGAGCGTGCCAACGCCGAGAAGAAGGCCGACGCCCTGCGCAAGCAGGCCGCCCGCCTCGGCGCCAAGGCCACGAAGGCGGCCGCGGCGAAGCAGATGATCGCGCGCGCCGACCGCATGATGAATAGCCTCGACGAGGTGCGCGTGGCCGACCACGTCGCCCACATCACCTTCCCCGAGCCCGCCCCCTGTGGCAAGACCCCGCTATTCGCCAAGGGCCTGACCAAGATGTACGGCTCGCTCGAGGTCTTCGCGGGCGTGGACCTAGCCGTGGACAAGGGTTCGCGCGTGGTGGTGCTCGGCTTCAACGGCGCGGGCAAGACCACGTTGCTCAAGCTTCTCGCTGGCGTGGAGCGCACCGACGGCGAGGGCGGCATCGTCACCGGCCACGGCCTGAAGATCGGTTACTTCGCCCAGGAACACGACACCATCGACCCGAACAAGACGGTGTGGGAGAACACCATCGAGGCCTGCCCCGAGGCGGGCGAGCAGGACCTGCGTGGACTGCTCGGCGCGTTCATGTTCTCCGGCGAGCAGCTCGACCAGCCCGCTGGCACCCTCTCCGGCGGTGAGAAGACCCGCCTCGCGCTCGCCGCGCTCGTCTCCTCCCGCGCCAACGTCCTGCTTCTCGACGAGCCCACGAACAACTTGGACCCTGTCTCCCGCGAGCAGGTCCTCCAGGCCCTGCACACCTACAAGGGAGCCGTCGTGCTCGTCACCCACGATCCCGGCGCCGTGCGCGCGCTCGAGCCCGAGCGCGTCATCGTGCTGCCCGATGGCGACGAGGACCTGTGGAACGACTCGTATATGGAGATCGTGGAGCTGGCCTAA